From Actinopolymorpha cephalotaxi, one genomic window encodes:
- a CDS encoding ECF-type sigma factor produces MRHTDKDVDEAARRYERVTDELDPETAEVDNTEDLRAIADASSTLHDDEARVREAVGVARARGRSWNEIAVALGVSRQAARQKYANKVA; encoded by the coding sequence ATGCGCCATACAGACAAGGATGTTGACGAGGCAGCACGTCGATACGAGAGGGTCACCGACGAACTCGACCCCGAAACTGCCGAAGTCGACAACACAGAAGACCTCCGCGCCATCGCCGACGCATCCTCGACGCTGCACGACGACGAGGCTCGGGTCCGGGAGGCCGTCGGGGTCGCCCGCGCACGGGGACGGTCCTGGAACGAGATCGCTGTCGCCCTGGGAGTGTCCCGCCAAGCCGCTCGCCAGAAGTACGCCAACAAGGTCGCGTAG
- a CDS encoding ABC transporter ATP-binding protein produces the protein MTSWRHTWRLLFGIGREIGVVVCVLHVLVVATSFLGPLLLALGLRPLVDGAASGDSRRIAVGGVLSGLALLLSALAPVGYRWAVIRMRERSQMVVQRRLLTLSASAPGLAHIELPAYRDRLELLKQRSDDLADGLTLFAIGPITVVQLAVTALLLGRLQPLLLVIPLLAIPAVRLARKAERLRNSAELRTAADRRSAQDLFALATNPASGAEVRVHGVGADLVDRHGAASRTRHRVVEAALFRSVCATVAVWLCYAAAFFGAVVLVLRQVAAGEASAGDVAMVLALAAAVISAAGQLSSQAGAAMRVHTAAGHYHWLEREALREAGRTAAAPERLAGGITLDGVHFAYPGTDRPVLTDLSLHLPAGAVVALVGENGAGKTTLVKLLTGMYEPTAGRISVDGVDLTRLDPGAYRERITAGFQDYARFELAVRESVGVGDLTRMADDRAVRAALDAAGADFVERLPAGLDTPLGAGWDGGAELSGGQWQRLALARAAMRRRPLLVVLDEPTAALDPHAEHALFERVAADARQGRVDGRITLLVSHRFSTVRMADLIVVLSDGRVSESGTHSELLAQDGLYADLYNLQAESYR, from the coding sequence ATGACGTCCTGGCGTCACACCTGGCGGCTGCTGTTCGGCATCGGGAGGGAGATCGGCGTCGTCGTGTGCGTACTCCACGTTCTGGTGGTGGCTACGTCGTTCCTCGGCCCGCTGCTGCTCGCTCTCGGCCTGCGCCCGCTGGTCGACGGCGCGGCCTCCGGCGACTCTCGCCGGATCGCTGTCGGTGGCGTGCTCTCCGGCCTCGCGCTGCTGCTGTCCGCGCTGGCGCCGGTCGGCTACCGGTGGGCGGTGATCCGGATGCGGGAACGTTCCCAGATGGTTGTCCAGCGGCGCCTGCTCACGCTGTCGGCGTCCGCACCGGGGCTCGCCCACATCGAGCTTCCTGCATACCGTGACCGGCTGGAACTGCTCAAGCAACGGTCCGACGATCTCGCGGACGGCCTTACCCTGTTCGCGATCGGGCCGATCACCGTCGTCCAACTGGCCGTCACGGCGCTGCTGCTGGGCCGGTTGCAACCGCTCCTGCTGGTGATTCCGCTGCTCGCGATTCCGGCCGTACGACTGGCCAGGAAGGCGGAACGGCTGCGTAACTCCGCGGAGCTGCGGACGGCGGCTGACCGCAGGTCCGCCCAGGACCTGTTCGCCCTGGCAACGAACCCGGCATCGGGTGCCGAGGTCCGGGTCCACGGGGTCGGCGCGGACCTGGTGGACCGGCATGGCGCCGCGTCGCGGACCCGGCACCGGGTGGTGGAGGCGGCCCTGTTCCGTTCGGTGTGCGCCACCGTGGCGGTGTGGCTGTGCTACGCGGCGGCGTTCTTCGGCGCGGTGGTGCTGGTCCTGCGCCAGGTCGCGGCGGGGGAGGCCAGTGCCGGCGACGTTGCCATGGTGCTCGCGCTGGCGGCTGCCGTGATCAGTGCCGCAGGCCAACTGTCCAGCCAGGCAGGGGCTGCGATGCGGGTACACACCGCCGCGGGTCACTATCACTGGCTGGAACGCGAGGCGCTGCGGGAGGCCGGCCGGACGGCCGCGGCACCTGAACGCCTGGCCGGCGGCATCACGTTGGACGGCGTGCACTTTGCCTATCCCGGCACCGACCGGCCGGTCCTGACCGACCTCTCGCTGCACCTGCCTGCCGGCGCGGTGGTCGCGCTGGTCGGCGAGAACGGCGCCGGTAAGACGACCCTGGTCAAGCTCCTCACCGGCATGTACGAACCCACTGCGGGGCGGATCTCCGTCGACGGGGTGGATCTGACCAGGCTCGACCCCGGCGCCTACCGCGAGCGCATCACCGCCGGTTTCCAGGACTACGCCCGCTTCGAACTCGCCGTACGGGAGAGCGTCGGCGTCGGTGACCTGACCCGGATGGCCGACGATCGGGCCGTCCGCGCGGCGCTGGACGCTGCAGGTGCGGACTTCGTGGAACGGCTGCCCGCGGGACTGGACACCCCACTGGGAGCAGGGTGGGACGGAGGCGCCGAACTCTCCGGCGGTCAGTGGCAACGGCTCGCCCTTGCCCGGGCCGCGATGCGGCGGCGGCCGCTGCTGGTGGTGCTGGACGAACCGACCGCCGCGCTCGACCCGCACGCCGAGCATGCGTTGTTCGAGCGCGTCGCCGCCGATGCCAGGCAAGGACGGGTTGACGGAAGGATCACCCTGCTCGTCTCACACCGGTTCTCCACCGTGCGGATGGCCGACCTGATCGTCGTACTGTCCGACGGTCGCGTCTCCGAGTCCGGTACGCATTCCGAACTGCTCGCCCAGGATGGCCTCTACGCGGACCTCTACAACCTCCAGGCCGAGTCGTACCGCTGA
- a CDS encoding S41 family peptidase has protein sequence MLGTADLRALYLDPSTAGISWLLDPDSSRVLDGVTASDRLSADSRCDVDALIVDVPDTLVLLRERHIGLVTGAANPRGLDDWAATWVARLENERPDTWGAALGTAFHDLRWLVGDNHLRVPGEDTDLLRASDRRGGEPVHGREEGPWLEERVVDGVLCLRLRQCGGRSPEVEQAMLHFQDDHARHFAHDKIIVDVRSNPGGSDEFVWKWIADHVPHEVRYVPDKAWRYGGRRLAAWNLMVEQIAIAGEDSISELRRDNTPALRPNGTLTLEADDEVLGVGASPWHGQMLVLTDRLTASAGESIAWMLREAFDAKIVGGPSGGLLTYGDITPYLLPRSRLVLWLATHWFDWRGVEMVGLPVDLTIDPRTPLADIITNFDDLHTAASPTSTW, from the coding sequence GTGCTGGACGGTGTCACAGCCTCCGACCGGCTATCGGCCGACAGCCGGTGCGACGTGGACGCGCTCATCGTCGATGTGCCAGACACCCTTGTCCTCTTGAGGGAGCGCCACATCGGTCTGGTGACCGGGGCAGCCAACCCGCGTGGCCTCGACGACTGGGCAGCGACGTGGGTGGCACGTCTTGAGAACGAACGTCCAGACACCTGGGGTGCGGCCCTGGGCACCGCCTTTCACGACCTTCGCTGGCTCGTGGGCGATAACCACCTCAGGGTTCCCGGAGAGGACACCGACCTGCTGCGTGCGTCCGATCGCCGTGGTGGCGAACCCGTTCACGGGCGAGAAGAAGGACCATGGCTGGAGGAGCGGGTGGTCGATGGCGTGCTGTGCCTGCGACTACGACAATGTGGCGGCCGGAGCCCCGAGGTCGAACAGGCCATGCTCCACTTCCAGGATGACCATGCCCGCCACTTCGCTCACGACAAGATCATCGTCGACGTCCGGAGCAACCCGGGCGGCAGCGACGAGTTCGTCTGGAAGTGGATCGCCGACCACGTGCCGCACGAGGTGCGCTACGTGCCCGACAAGGCGTGGCGTTACGGCGGGCGACGGCTTGCCGCGTGGAACCTGATGGTCGAGCAGATCGCGATCGCCGGCGAGGACTCGATCTCCGAACTGCGCCGGGACAACACGCCCGCTCTCCGTCCGAACGGCACGCTGACCCTCGAGGCCGACGACGAGGTGCTCGGCGTCGGTGCATCGCCATGGCACGGGCAGATGCTCGTCCTCACCGACCGCCTCACCGCGTCTGCCGGAGAGAGCATCGCCTGGATGCTGCGTGAGGCGTTCGACGCGAAGATCGTGGGCGGGCCGAGTGGAGGCCTACTCACGTACGGCGACATCACGCCGTACCTCCTGCCGCGAAGCCGACTGGTCCTCTGGCTGGCAACCCATTGGTTCGACTGGCGTGGCGTGGAGATGGTCGGTCTGCCCGTCGACCTCACCATCGACCCGCGTACTCCGCTGGCCGACATCATCACCAACTTCGACGACCTGCACACGGCCGCGTCCCCGACCTCCACCTGGTAG
- the helR gene encoding RNA polymerase recycling motor ATPase HelR has protein sequence MNPLTTGVFDLPGHLVHKADPKLISRDEHHFAAIEETLEQSIAELSDRLAAARRAPGGKGQQALDRDLEVHRLTARLRTLRRFGLDLCLGHIVTADQTDPIYIGRLGLTDSEGRRLLIDWRSPAAEPFFGATHGNPMELTSRRRYRWKRGRISDYWDEVFTPDGLEGRAALDDQSAFIASLGSSRSPRMRDVLGTIQADQDAIIRAGSKGTLVVDGGPGTGKTVVALHRSAYLLYSDPRLSERRGGVLFVGPHQPYLAYVADVLPSLGEDGVQTCTLRDLVPEGATVPPEADPNVARLKSSADMVKAIEPAVRLYEQPPGKGMMVQTHWSDIWLSPADWAEAFEAAEPGTPHNDARDQVWEELLTILVDKHDSDEEVPHDLLRRSLLRNRVLVTTFNRAWPLLEPTDIVGDLWEVPAYLLMCAPMLTQEDVRLLQRKDPRAWTVSDLPLLDAARQRIGDPEAARRKRQHTAAVAAERERMDRVVDELIESDDEGMFAQLRQHGIREALVDQDALPSKDPDVLAGPFAHIVVDEAQELTDAEWQMLLLRCPSRSFTIVGDRAQARHGFTESWQQRLERIGLDRINLASLSINYRTPEEVMVEAEPVIRAVIPDANVPTSIRRSDVPVLHGAASDLTSILDAWLAEHVEGTACVIGDSTFQATARVRSLTPELAKGLEFDLVVLVDPDSFGEGIEGAVDRYVAMTRATQRLVILTSS, from the coding sequence ATGAACCCACTGACCACCGGCGTGTTCGACCTACCCGGCCACCTGGTCCACAAGGCCGACCCGAAGTTGATCTCCCGCGACGAACACCACTTCGCCGCAATCGAGGAGACCCTCGAGCAGTCGATCGCAGAGCTGTCCGACCGCCTCGCTGCCGCTCGCCGGGCACCCGGCGGCAAGGGCCAGCAGGCGCTGGATCGGGACCTGGAGGTCCACCGCCTGACCGCTCGGCTGCGTACTTTGCGCCGGTTCGGCCTGGACCTGTGTCTCGGGCACATCGTCACCGCGGACCAGACCGATCCCATCTACATCGGCCGGCTCGGCCTCACCGACAGCGAGGGACGCCGGCTGCTGATCGACTGGCGTTCACCCGCGGCCGAACCGTTCTTCGGGGCGACCCACGGCAATCCGATGGAGCTGACGAGCCGCCGGCGCTACCGCTGGAAACGCGGCCGGATCAGCGACTACTGGGACGAGGTGTTCACCCCGGACGGGCTCGAAGGCCGCGCGGCGCTCGACGACCAGTCGGCGTTCATCGCCAGCCTGGGCAGCAGCCGTTCGCCGCGGATGCGGGACGTGCTCGGCACCATCCAGGCCGACCAGGACGCGATCATCCGCGCCGGGTCCAAGGGGACTCTCGTCGTCGACGGCGGTCCGGGTACGGGCAAGACGGTCGTCGCGCTCCACCGCTCGGCCTACCTGCTCTACTCCGACCCGCGCCTGAGTGAGCGCCGGGGCGGCGTGCTCTTCGTCGGCCCGCACCAGCCCTATCTTGCGTACGTCGCCGATGTGCTCCCCAGCCTCGGGGAGGACGGCGTACAGACGTGCACTCTGCGGGACCTCGTTCCCGAAGGCGCGACGGTACCGCCCGAGGCCGATCCGAACGTCGCCCGGCTGAAGTCGTCCGCGGACATGGTGAAGGCGATCGAACCGGCCGTCAGGCTGTACGAACAACCGCCCGGCAAGGGGATGATGGTCCAGACGCACTGGTCCGACATCTGGCTGAGTCCCGCCGACTGGGCTGAGGCGTTCGAGGCGGCCGAGCCCGGCACACCGCACAACGACGCACGCGACCAGGTGTGGGAGGAACTGCTCACGATCCTGGTCGACAAGCACGACAGTGACGAGGAGGTCCCGCACGATCTGCTGCGCAGGTCCCTGTTGCGGAACAGGGTCCTGGTCACGACGTTCAACCGAGCATGGCCGCTGCTCGAACCGACCGACATCGTGGGGGATCTGTGGGAGGTTCCCGCCTACCTGCTCATGTGTGCTCCTATGCTCACGCAGGAGGACGTACGACTGCTGCAGCGTAAGGACCCTCGCGCCTGGACGGTTTCCGACCTGCCGCTCCTGGACGCGGCACGGCAGCGGATCGGTGACCCGGAGGCGGCACGACGAAAGCGACAGCACACGGCGGCCGTCGCGGCCGAACGTGAACGCATGGACCGGGTTGTCGACGAACTCATCGAGTCCGACGACGAGGGCATGTTCGCGCAGTTGCGTCAGCACGGCATCCGCGAGGCCCTCGTCGACCAGGATGCCTTGCCCAGCAAGGATCCGGACGTCCTCGCCGGCCCGTTCGCACACATCGTGGTGGACGAGGCTCAGGAGCTGACCGACGCGGAGTGGCAGATGCTGTTGCTGCGTTGCCCTTCCCGAAGTTTCACGATCGTCGGCGACCGGGCCCAGGCCAGGCACGGCTTCACCGAGTCCTGGCAGCAACGACTCGAGCGGATCGGGCTCGACCGGATCAACCTCGCTTCGCTGAGCATCAACTACCGGACCCCGGAAGAGGTCATGGTCGAAGCCGAGCCGGTGATCCGGGCCGTGATCCCGGACGCCAACGTGCCGACGTCCATCCGCAGGAGCGACGTCCCTGTCCTGCACGGTGCGGCTTCGGACCTGACGTCGATCCTCGACGCCTGGCTCGCCGAACACGTCGAGGGAACCGCCTGTGTCATTGGTGATTCGACGTTCCAGGCAACGGCTCGCGTCCGGTCGCTGACTCCGGAGCTGGCGAAGGGGCTGGAGTTCGACCTGGTCGTACTCGTCGATCCGGACTCGTTCGGCGAGGGCATCGAAGGGGCAGTCGACCGCTATGTCGCGATGACCCGAGCGACCCAGCGCCTCGTCATCCTCACCAGCTCATGA
- a CDS encoding phosphotransferase family protein, protein MVEQVDVAAVRSDRRRDLYRVVAKRASPAEVIALSEVAAIPDTDAFPELIDAGADESGPWLVTPFYPGSTMPWDAAVPGTVLASLARMHHHYLGRTEALPPDLPRVDESFCHSALMDFSSSWIRDAQRTEPHRVHDRALDLLRRWSDDERIHAGPRLLPATLLHGDVYGLNVVVADDGSGPPRLIDWGSARIGPIMLDVVMYDDWPPAAGLPAYLRAWEAVTGDPLDTWQAEAGYAWAMAFSNAMFAGAVALRFGPTQAELMLDQGEAALERFGQLLTAPRS, encoded by the coding sequence TTGGTCGAGCAGGTGGATGTCGCTGCCGTGCGGTCGGACAGACGCCGAGACCTGTACCGAGTCGTGGCGAAGCGGGCTTCACCGGCCGAGGTGATCGCCCTGTCCGAGGTCGCCGCCATACCCGACACGGACGCCTTCCCGGAACTGATCGACGCAGGCGCCGACGAGTCGGGTCCGTGGCTGGTGACGCCTTTCTACCCAGGGTCGACGATGCCGTGGGACGCTGCAGTCCCGGGCACGGTGCTGGCAAGTCTGGCCCGAATGCATCATCACTATCTCGGGCGTACCGAGGCACTGCCACCGGATCTTCCCCGGGTCGACGAGTCCTTCTGTCACAGCGCCCTCATGGACTTCTCCTCGTCGTGGATCCGCGATGCTCAGCGCACAGAGCCGCACCGTGTGCACGATCGCGCTTTGGACCTGCTTCGACGCTGGTCCGACGACGAGCGGATCCATGCCGGACCGCGGCTGTTGCCGGCCACACTGCTTCATGGCGACGTGTACGGGCTCAATGTGGTCGTGGCCGATGACGGGTCCGGTCCACCTCGCCTGATCGACTGGGGGAGCGCCCGAATCGGGCCGATCATGCTCGACGTCGTGATGTACGACGACTGGCCTCCTGCCGCAGGACTCCCTGCGTACCTTCGTGCATGGGAAGCCGTCACCGGCGACCCACTCGACACATGGCAGGCAGAAGCGGGGTATGCCTGGGCGATGGCCTTCAGCAACGCGATGTTCGCCGGTGCGGTCGCGCTGCGCTTCGGCCCCACCCAGGCCGAGCTGATGCTCGACCAGGGCGAGGCCGCACTGGAACGCTTCGGGCAACTCCTTACGGCCCCGAGGTCATGA